Genomic segment of Bdellovibrio bacteriovorus:
ATAACTTGTGAAACACCTTCTAAACTTTTAGAAGTCAGACGTTTAATACCGGAAATGGTACTCACTTCTTCTTCGATCGGACGGCTGACCAAGGTTTCAATCTCGGAAGGTCCCGCACCAGGATAAGTTGTTTGAACGGTGACAACCGGGATACTGACGTCCGGGAATAAGTCCACGCTCATCGATTTGAAAGAGGCCCAACCCACAACGATGATGGCAATCGTCACACAGGCTGTAAAGATGGGTCTGCTGATAGATATCTTAGGTAAGCTCATGATTATTTTCCTCCTTCAACAGAGGCTTGGTAAAGTTTAACTCTAGCTTGAAGTCCAAGAATCTGAGCGGCCGCTTGCACGCGGTTCACTTCAGATTGCGAGAAGTCTTGTTCAAAAAGAAGAACTTGATAAGTCGTAGTTCTTCCCTGACGAAGACGTGTGCGCTCATTGTCCAATTTGGCTTTTTGCGCGTTGACTATATTTGTAGCCAAACGAAGGCTTTCTTTAGCTTCCGCCATTTGTTCTACTAAATTCGTCCATTCTTGTTCTTGATTGAATTGTTTTGCTTGGTAAGAAAACTCTGCCGCTTTGCTCGCTTTCAGTGCTCCGGCTTTCGCATCGTTCAAAGCGAAAACATTTAAGGGAAGATTGAAGCGCAGGCCTACGAAAGCCGTGTCTCTGCCATCTTCACCCGCTGCTTTTAAAGCGTCGTTAAGCTCTTCGTTACGACCGTTTAAAGCGTAACTTCCGTAAAGATCTAAAGTCGGTTTGTTTTTCTCTTCAGTAACTTTAGCTGAAGCTTGTGCCAAACGAGACTGTGCTTCCGCAGCTTTCACGTCGTAGCGATCACCGGGTCTTGCATTAGGCACTTCAACAGTTCCTAAAGACGAATAGTTGATACCATCCAATGCCGGAGTTGGTTCTTCTGCCTTTCTATTTAGGAAAGTGTTGAAAGCGCGACGAGCGGCTTTTTCGCTATTTTCTGCTTGTTGCACTCCGAAGATAGTGGCTTCCACCATGGCTTTGGCTTGAAGAACGTCGGCGTTTTCGCCTAAGTTCATACGAGCTTTGCGAGAGACATAATCCAAAATACTTTGAGCTTGTTTCAAAGCGCGTTTCTGAACTTGCACAAGTTCCTGAGCTGATGCCAGTGACCAGTAAGCCGCTTCGGCTTCAACCAAAGTTCCAACAGACTCTGCCTCTGCTCCGAATTTTTCTGCGACATTTTGTTGGCGAGTCAATTCTTCATTCGCGCGTGCCGTGCGACCGAAACCATTTCCCCAAAGAGGCATGTTTAGTTCTAGAAGCGGAGTCGCATCCCAAAAGCTGTTCGGAATTCCTGCTGGAAGATCTGCTCCGACAACTTCCGTGCGATCCATCGCATAGGAAAGTTTTGTTTCAAGACCGAAACTGAAATCTTGAGATACTCCGAGAGAGTAATTCTGCATTTTCAGTTCATCATATGTAATGGTGGAACCGAAAGGCTCTTTACCATCGTAGCCAATTCTTGCGTTGGCAAAAAGACGCGGAGTAAAGAACAAGTCTGCTTCGCGTGTCTTTAGTTGAGAAGCTTCGGCCTGCTCAGAGCTCGCCTTGTACCCTAAACTATGTTGTTTAACTTGATCGAGATATTCATTCAGATTCATTGCGGACGCCGAATTTCCAACCAGGGTGGCTGCGAGAATCAGCGAGAAGCTAGCAATGTTTAAAACGTCGGATCTTTTCATTTCATAACTCCGTTATGTAATCGCTTACATACTTAACCTAACCGAAGACCCCTAAGTATGCAATCAATTACTTTCTTGCGTACTGATTTAGCTTATGATACATTATATAAAGATAAGACATTTCAAGTACTTAATTGAATTGTCAGGAGATTTTCAATGACGGATTCATCTCAAGTTAAGATCCAAAATGACGAAAGTCCTGCTCATGTTAAGGGCAAAAAAAGGGACCGTTCTGCTTCTGAAGAAAGATTGATTCAGGCAGGCTTAGAGATCTTTGCGAAAAACGGATTTAATGGTGCAACGACAAAAATGATCGCAAAGAAAGCCGACGTGAATGAATCACTGATCGGTCGTTACTTCGATGGCAAAGAAGGTTTGTTGATTGCCATTATTGAAAAGTTCTTAGAGCAAGTTATTCAAGACGAACTTCCCTACCCTCCTCAGAATACCTTGGCTGCAGAGCTAGAGAACTATGTGCGCTTTCGTGTGAACCAAGGATGTATGCACGAAGAGTTTGCGCGTATCGTGTTTTCGCAGTGTCTAGTGGATAGAAAATTTAAAAAGAAAGCACGTGAAACGATTCCACTGCTCATTGACCCTAAACTTATTGATCGCGTGCAGATGTTAGCTGATAAGGGCCGCTTGAAAGAAGGCGCCAATGTCTTAGAGATCTGTGAACATCTTGATACTTTTTTAGACGGGATTTTCTTTTTCGATCATATCCTGCATGAGGAGCCGCCTGAAGTCACCGGAGAGAAAGCCGCTCGCTTCGTAAGGACTTACTCTCGCCTTTTTGATAAATAAAATATTTTATAACTGAAAAAATAAAAAACCCACAGTGAGAGCTGTGGGTTTTTTGTTTTATTCGTCGAACGCCGGAAGATCGTCGATCGTTGTTGTTGGTGGAGGTGGAATCACTCCAGGTTCTTCCGTTTTTGTCGTGCTGCCAGTACCTGAGTTTGTGCTCGTAGATCCTGTGGAGCCTGTCGAAGTGCCCGAGGATGACGAAGAACCTTTTTTCTTATCTTCCTCTTGCTTTCGTTTTTGCTCTTCCGCTTTTTTACGAGCTTCTTCTTGTTTTCTTAGCTCTTCTTGTCTGCGAGCTTGTTCTTGATTTTGAGTTTGTGACTGACGACGTTGCTCTTCAAGGCGACGTTGTTCTTCGGCTCTACGTTGAGCTTCGCGCTGTGCTTCGATGCGACGTTGCTCTGCCACTCTTTGCGCTTCTTGCTGACGTCTTTGTTCTTCGAGGCGCGCTTGCTCGGCAGCGCGACGTTGTGCTTCTCGACGTGCCTTGATTTCTGGATCGTGTTTCTCTAAGCATGCTCTTGCGACGATATCTGAGTTCTGACCGCGGCGAACTCCATCTTTGATACATGTGTTAAGTTCAAAGTTGGTTTGATTACGGCAAAGTCTTAAGACATCCGTCGTCGCGCGAAGGTTTTCAAATTCTTGTCCGCCGTTGATGTACATATCAGCTGCGCACTCAGCAAAGCGTGGGTTCACCGCCTGCGAACAGATAGAAACGAAATAGTCTTGATAGTCTTTTGAAACCTTCGCAGACAATTGAAGAGTACAGTCTTGAACTCGAGAATCCAAAACTCCTTTTGCGCAGAAAAAACCAGCAACATCTACTTTGCCGTCGCCAAATTTATAACGAGCCAACTCAACCGTACATCTTTGGAACTCGAAATCAGTACGGCCGTAAGAACAAGCTTGATCCGTCAACGACTCGAAAGTACCTAGTTGGGAATATAGATTTGCTGAACACTCTTCACGAGAAACGTAATGAGGCGCCGGCGGTGGCACTTGTCTGTCACGTTTTCCCCAAGCCTGTGCTTGGTTTGCAAATGTTAAAGTCACTAGGACCAATGCAAGAATGTTCTTCATATAAACCTCTTAATCCGGATCTATGTTTTGCAAGGCATAGGCCACGTCATCTCGTTTTAATACGGTTTTTAGGGCGGTGACGTGGCGAGGGTTTTTACACAGTGACAATTCAGTTTGGCTCGTGAAAACGCTGGCTTGGGATGGTTTTTTGGCAAAAAAAAGCCCGAGGTGGGAAGAGAGAAAACCACCTCGGGCTAGCTAGTAATACTCGTACTTTCGTACTTAAGATCTATTTCATGGGCTTCGTGTGAACTGCGAATTTTTCGAACTCGCCGTACTCATGAAGTTTGTTATAAAGAGTCTTGATTGTAATGCCCAAGTTGTTAGCTGCTTGAGTTTTATTACCACCAAAGTGCGCTAGAGCTTTCAAGATATAGCGCTTCTCTAAATCGTGAAGAGTCATTGTTGGATCGTAATCGATCACGTCTTTTTCAGTCTCGCCGTTACGGATATTCTCTGGAATATCGTTCAACATGATCATGTGACCTTCAGAAAGGATCTGAAGTCTTTCGCACACGTTTTGAAGTTCACGGATATTTCCTGGCCAGTCATAACGAACCAAAGCTTTCATCGCTTCTTCATTCACGGAACGACCACGGTTCAAATACGCGTGTTGAGAGTTGTTCAGGAAGTGGTTGATCAACGCCGGGATGTCTTCTTTACGACGACGAAGAGGCGGAGCACTGACCACGATCGTGTTGATACGATAGAACAAGTCTTCACGGAAGTTACCTTTTACAACTTCTTGGTCCAATTCTCTGTTCGTTGCACAGATCAAGCGGATATCTACTTTAATAGGGTCTTTGCCACCCACGCGGTAGATTTCACCTTCTTGGATGAAGCGAAGAAGTTTAGCTTGGATCGCAGGATCCAACTCACCGATTTCATCAAGGAACAAAGTTCCGCCATTAGCCGCTTCAGCCAAACCGATCTTACGGTTGTAAGCGCCAGTGAAAGAACCTTTTTCGTGACCGAAAAGTTCAGATTCAAGAAGAGTCTCACGAAGAGCACCGCAGTTGATCGCTACGAAAGCTTTGTTTCTGCGATTAGAACGATCATGGATAGAGCGAGCGATAAGCTCTTTGCCCGTTCCAGATTCACCAAGAACCAGGATGTTCGCCGTCGAAGGAGCCACGCGGTCGATCATCTTCATCAAGCTTCCCATCACCTCAGATTGGTAGACGATGGTCTTGTTTTCCAAAACTTTGGAAGTTGTATTTGTATTCCACATCACTTGATTTGCATTCTGAGAAGAGGGCAAGATCATAGAGTTGTTGTCGTTCATGGGTTCCACCTTTCGGTAACGTACTTTATAAATCTGGGTGGGTGTCTCAGATTGAATATCTCGTTCTGATACACCGCAGCAACGCATTGAGTTATAACTTTGGTCGTGTAAGTTTTGCAAGTAAATTTTTGCATGGCGTTAAATTTTTTTTAGGGCCTATGCTTCAACCCATAGGATTTCAGCATCATGGCAAAGCCGTTTAAACTGGCCGAAAACATTGATAAATATCTGAAATTCATGACTTTTGTGAAGTCGGCCTCCCCCCTCACAATCAAGCACTACAGCTTAGATCTTAAGCAGGCTTTTAATTATGAGAATTCGTCGGCTTCTTTGAGCGAGGCTGAACTGCTGGCTACGGCTCGCAGAGCCTTCAACCAGTGGGCTCACCTTTCTTTGGCCTCCCGGAATCGCAAAGCCGCCACTCTGAAAAGCTTCTTTTCCTGGGCTTTTGACGAGTCACTGACCGAGAGAGATTTGTCTCTGCAAATCACTTGTCCGAAGGTTCCAAAAAAACTTCCGCACTTTCTAAGCGTCGATGAAGCTCTGGCAGTTTTTAAAAGCTTTGATAGCGACAAAGAGGTTCCACTTAAAGAAAAGGTCTTATTCCTGCTTCTTTATGGTGGCGGCTTGCGCGTCAGTGAGGCTTGCAATCTAAAATGGTCCGAAGTCTTCATGGCGCAGAAAATTCTGCGTGTGACAGGTAAAGGATCTAAAGAGCGCGTGATTGCTCTTCCCACTTTGACGGTGCAAGTGCTGCATACATGGAAGAAAGAAAGTGGCTTCAACGAATTCGTCTTTGGCGAAGAACCGCTAAACCCCCGCACGGCCTACGACATGGTAAAATTAAGTGGTCAGCGTGCAGGGCTTTTAAAGCCATTGCATCCGCATGCTCTTCGTCACAGTTTTGCGACTCATTTATTATCTAGCGGAGCCAACTTAAGAACGTTGCAAGAGCTATTGGGCCACGAAAGTCTGCAGGCCACTGAAAAATACACTCATTTGGGGATCGATCAATTAGCGAGGACGCTAGAGAATCTGCACCCTTTGGGAAAAGGAAAGTGATTACTTTCTGATAAATTCACACGTGATCTGATAACCCGCGCCTTCATCCAGCGCCAAAACCACTTTATCACCGTAATTCGTAAGAATATAAGTCTCTGAAAGATAGGCCTCACCGACAAGAGGATACATGATAGTTTTTTGAGTAAGAACATTTCCGTCGAGGGTTCCGACAACGTCATAAGCAGAGTAATGACCTTCCTTTAAAGTTACGCGGCGAAACCCTTCTTCTAAAAGAAAGCCTACGGCCTCTTCTCCGTATACGTTGATCTCGATGTCCTTCGGATTAGACGTCTGCTTGCTATAAC
This window contains:
- a CDS encoding TolC family protein; this encodes MKRSDVLNIASFSLILAATLVGNSASAMNLNEYLDQVKQHSLGYKASSEQAEASQLKTREADLFFTPRLFANARIGYDGKEPFGSTITYDELKMQNYSLGVSQDFSFGLETKLSYAMDRTEVVGADLPAGIPNSFWDATPLLELNMPLWGNGFGRTARANEELTRQQNVAEKFGAEAESVGTLVEAEAAYWSLASAQELVQVQKRALKQAQSILDYVSRKARMNLGENADVLQAKAMVEATIFGVQQAENSEKAARRAFNTFLNRKAEEPTPALDGINYSSLGTVEVPNARPGDRYDVKAAEAQSRLAQASAKVTEEKNKPTLDLYGSYALNGRNEELNDALKAAGEDGRDTAFVGLRFNLPLNVFALNDAKAGALKASKAAEFSYQAKQFNQEQEWTNLVEQMAEAKESLRLATNIVNAQKAKLDNERTRLRQGRTTTYQVLLFEQDFSQSEVNRVQAAAQILGLQARVKLYQASVEGGK
- a CDS encoding TetR/AcrR family transcriptional regulator, with the protein product MTDSSQVKIQNDESPAHVKGKKRDRSASEERLIQAGLEIFAKNGFNGATTKMIAKKADVNESLIGRYFDGKEGLLIAIIEKFLEQVIQDELPYPPQNTLAAELENYVRFRVNQGCMHEEFARIVFSQCLVDRKFKKKARETIPLLIDPKLIDRVQMLADKGRLKEGANVLEICEHLDTFLDGIFFFDHILHEEPPEVTGEKAARFVRTYSRLFDK
- a CDS encoding sigma-54 interaction domain-containing protein translates to MNDNNSMILPSSQNANQVMWNTNTTSKVLENKTIVYQSEVMGSLMKMIDRVAPSTANILVLGESGTGKELIARSIHDRSNRRNKAFVAINCGALRETLLESELFGHEKGSFTGAYNRKIGLAEAANGGTLFLDEIGELDPAIQAKLLRFIQEGEIYRVGGKDPIKVDIRLICATNRELDQEVVKGNFREDLFYRINTIVVSAPPLRRRKEDIPALINHFLNNSQHAYLNRGRSVNEEAMKALVRYDWPGNIRELQNVCERLQILSEGHMIMLNDIPENIRNGETEKDVIDYDPTMTLHDLEKRYILKALAHFGGNKTQAANNLGITIKTLYNKLHEYGEFEKFAVHTKPMK
- a CDS encoding tyrosine-type recombinase/integrase codes for the protein MAKPFKLAENIDKYLKFMTFVKSASPLTIKHYSLDLKQAFNYENSSASLSEAELLATARRAFNQWAHLSLASRNRKAATLKSFFSWAFDESLTERDLSLQITCPKVPKKLPHFLSVDEALAVFKSFDSDKEVPLKEKVLFLLLYGGGLRVSEACNLKWSEVFMAQKILRVTGKGSKERVIALPTLTVQVLHTWKKESGFNEFVFGEEPLNPRTAYDMVKLSGQRAGLLKPLHPHALRHSFATHLLSSGANLRTLQELLGHESLQATEKYTHLGIDQLARTLENLHPLGKGK